A region of the Ischnura elegans chromosome 11, ioIscEleg1.1, whole genome shotgun sequence genome:
AGAGTTTCCCCATGTGGAATTTACAAGGTaacttcataattattttgaaataaatacttaaatgtgTACAAAGAAGTCTTTTAAAGCGCAGCTATACGGAAATAATAACGAAATTGCTAAAGTTAATAATGAATTTGCCCAGCATCATTTCCTAATTGCTGTCACTGCTTTCTGAGAGATGCACCTCTTCCCTTCTCAACTTCTTACCTCTGCCAGTGCTTGATTTTTTGGGTGCAGCTCTCTTCCCACTGCCCATTGATGACTTACGCATCACCTCAATGGCTTTCATTCTGCTTTGAAGGGCTGAGTCATTGTCTCTTTCCCTTTGTGGTATCTTTTCTTTTGTGTACAGAGAAGATGCAAAGCCAGTATCCATAGCTAAGGTTTTATTGCCCTGGATCATATTACCTAAATTTCTTGGTCTAGAGCTCGGCCCAGGACCAAAAGATATTTTGGAGGACTTTGTTGCCCTGGGTTTTTTGACTTTAGCCAATTCTTTGGCAAATTTTTTCCGCCAAAGTTCAAGTTTCCCAGTTGGATCCCTGCGATCATAATCATCTTCACAGATTACCCTTTCCTGGGCTGCTGGTTGGGGTTGCTGCTGTATAACTGGTGACTCTTCCATTTCAAAGTCATCATCACTCAAACCCCTTTCCTCCACAAGTGCTAACAACTCCTTGATTTCATTTTCAGCAGCTTCTTTGGTTAATTGAGGACTTTCCACTTTCTTGGATGACATTTCTTCCTCATTTAAATCTTCAGCACTTTCTTGAGAACATGTTCCTTGCTGAGACATAACAGACTTCATTTCTCTACCTTTAAACAGTTCCTTGCAATAATTTTTCCTCAGAAGTTCATGCTGACCTGAAGGTTCTCCCTGATCATAATCATCTTCACAGATTACTCTACCTATTTTAGGTGGTGTTCGAGCAGCTAACCTTTTACCTGGTGATGAACTCATATCAAAGTCATCATCACTGCTGATGCCTTCCTTTTCAAAGACCAAAAACTTCTTGGCATCACATTTCCCAGCTTCTATGGCCACCTGACCTACTTTGGAGGATGAAGAAGGGACACTACTCTCACCCTTTTCTACAGTCTTTCCTGCTGCAGGAGAAACACTGGACTTTGAAGCCTTAGGTGCACCCATCTTTCCCAATTCCTTGGAGAACTTCCTCCGCTTTAATTCTAACTTCCCGGTAGGGTCTCTTCTTTCATAATCATCATCACAAATAACCCTTCCATCTTTGGAGGACTCCTTGACTGGGGTTCGTTTCCCTGGTGATATACTAAAGTCAAAGTCATCATCACTACTAACACCTCCCTTTTCACTCGAAAAAATCTTCCCATCACTTTCACTGACTTCATTGGCCACTAGGCTGTCTTCAGTGGATGGGAATTCCTCATATTTCTCTTCAGCATTGCCTTGTGTCTTTCCTGATTTGTTAGAAATGCTGGACTTTGTAGCCCTGGATCCCCTAATCTTTCCTAGTTCCTTGGAGAACTTCTTTCGCATGAGTTCCAACTTCCCAGTAGGATCTCTTCTTTCATAATCATCTTCACATATAACTCTCCCCTCTTTAGATGATTCCTTAACTGGCTGTTGTTTCCCAGGTGACTTGCTGGTATCAAAGTCTTCATCACTAATAGGCTTTTCCTCTTCTGGAATCACGTTAGCCTTTGCAGTAGTTTTCCTGGCaactcttttctttttctttggagGAGAAGACTCAATTTCCTCACTTATTCCTGATATCCTTTCCAGTGCCTTTTTAGTCCTCACCCCCAAATTTGTACCCTTTGTATTAATCACAGTTGGTCCTACACTGGCACGAGAAAAGAATGAGTTTATTGACATTTGCTGTCGGTCAACACAATCTGAGAGCTTGAGACGAGCGAATAGTGGACGAAGGATAGAGTTGATTCTCTCCTCTGACCAACCAAAGTGTACCTTTGCAAAACATCTCAGAGCAGCTTCATCTGGCTTCAGCCACGTAAAGGCATCAGTGCAGCCATCAACAGAAGGCTTGAGGTAAGCTTGCACCACAGCCCTGCTAGGAAATCCAGGGGGAAGGAGTGAACCACTCGACTGCTTTGTGTCCAACGCTTTCAGACAAGAGCAAAGCCTGCGCCTCAGAGCTTTGGCAACGGCTTCAGGAGGGTCGTGAAAGGAATGACCAACAGGGGTTCCTTCCTTTTCATTTCTCTCGACTCGTTTCCACCAATCTGCAAAGCGCTGCAAGCCCGAAAGTGCGGCATCTACCTCTGGATCTGTATGAAGTGAATCAATAACATGATTATAGGCAAGAATtcttataaaaattgaatttagagcAGAAGGTGGATTTGGTCACAGGCATGTAGCCAGAGGGGCGGCTTTGGGGGCTTCAGCCTCCACCCCTGAAAATTTTTCTCAAGTGGCAACTACCCAAAATATATCTATTCACATACCCGTAGAcactacatttttcaatatttcattatttatttaacgataaaattattcttggagtataggtgaaatagttacataaataaatgttaagaaagagtttttttacaataaaaaaagaaagttttttttaagtcaaaatttttgtgcattctcttcttatttttttaaattatattattgtaaaaaaactctttcgtaacatttatttaagtaacaatattgtatatatttgtattttattgtgttttcatgttttcattcatagccctgatgacagttttaaataaaccgaaacgttggctaacaactttttttgcattacatacagtgagtcctcgtttaacgtcacttaccgttcctgaaaaatgtgacgataaacgaaatgacgttaatcgaaacataatatcccataagaaacaatgtaaaaagttaatatcggctcctagacctcacaattcctacgcgaaaaaaatgttagcgtatcatatctggggcattttttacggtgggaatgccaaactatcgtaTAAATacaagttcctgtcttcatcgacgtaaatagcagcagtgacgtaaatctttctccatttttgtatcttccagcatttgcttttcggcttcgctatggtggtcgcccgggcgagcgtcgcctgggcatcatcatcgctgaaacatcgtcgcagttacatgaaccaaaattattgtgaactcggcgaaaaaagtgacgacaaaaactgcAAATTCTACacagaaaaatgccttgaaatcactttttaggtacctgaaaaccattatgtcaagtaaaaccttgcgcacctaccgaagaattcattttgcaggaaatttgctaaaaccgtaatcgcaattaacaataaacacaccgttttacacttcgtttagactgactgtattaccgcccacaaaacgaacaaccttcaacgcccgccgcttcgcatttttttctcgcacgaaatttaaaagccttgacgttatcgcaaagcgaaggagcgataaacgaatgacggtctcaaaattttcgtgacgttatcgcgaaatgacgttaaacggggcgacgtagaacgaggactcactgcaTATACATtttacctatactccaagaattattttatcattaattaaatgaggtcaagataaaaggaaaaaaatctaaatatttatttatattatgttcATCCAGCATATgctggaaaaacatttttagtgCACAATATAAAAGTCATATATAACTGCAATAATAATATCTGTATGAGTgatattcttttttcaaattccacTTGGTCATATAATTAATACCATGTACTCCGATACTCATTAAATTGGAAGTTTTACAAGGATTTCTCAAATCGGGAAAGTTcctaaacatatttttcttcatatgCAATGCTTGGggcgaaataatttatatacgTGGTGATTACAATGCAGATATATTACATGACCAAAAATATGCGCTAAAACGCATGTAAGCTATTACATCATAATACATAtgtgtgaatttttaatttatttcatctcTTGAGTTAATGGCAAATgcctgaaaagaggaaaaatcagGTTTCCCCTAAAAAAtccttgatatttattttaagcacTAAGAAGTGTTTTATAGAACAACTCCATTATTTCACAAAATGCAGTCATATTCCATACGCATCATACACACCTGCACTGCGGTGCAAATCCTCTTTTTTGTCTCCAGGAAAGGCAGCAAGAATCTCAAGGGCACTCACAGTTCCAATTCCAGGAATTCCTTCAGTGTAATCACTACCTGTCAGGAGGGCCAGTTGAACCATTCGGATCCTAAAGAGATTCAAAGGGAAAGAGAGAAATATTACAATCAAATCTACATAACCAACGACAAAAGATTAgtgtcaaagaaaataaattaaagcaaaCTTTTTAACCaggagaaaaagtaaaaataataatacaaaccACTTGATTAAACTTCATTaaataaatgacgaaataaataaagatatagTCCCAATTTTAGAATGTTAAGAGTTTTCCAAAAGCAGCATTACATAGTCCAAACAAATAATCACCCATTTGGATATTTGGGtttttgaatgaatgatcatTTGGATAAGCAATCAGTAACAGTATTGTGCAGGTGGCACAAGATTATTATGAAACAATTGATCAAGAACCAACAATTAATACCTTCACTATTGGGGTGGCAAACCTTTTCATGATAAGAGTACCAAAGTTTATGAAATAAGAGTACATACATACACTAATCTCACATAGCAAACCAACCCATTCCCCTTAGCACCCTTCCAGCTCTGTGTACCAAAATAATTGCTCTGCACGCCACTCAGGGCACGTGTCCCATAGATTTGCCAATCCCCAATCTAGAGAAAAAAAGCAATTCTCTAACTCACCTATCAATTCCCAATTTCCTCTCTACCTCTTCCCTGGAGTACACCCTAACCCTGATTCTCTTCCTGTCGAAAACATGCCGATAGACACGTGATGCACCAAATGCCCAGACATCACTGTCCTCCGTGACAGTGCCTTCCACGAGTGAGCGAGAGAACGTGCCTTTCCGAGGACTGCTGAAGGTGACAGATTCAAGGAATGCACACTGAGCCTCAGCTTCGTAAGGAGCAACAACCCAAGGCACGCCAAACAGTCCCAGCAGCTCTTGTGACTCAATGCGAGCCCTATCCGTGACTCCTGCCTTGCCTTCCAGCTCCTTCTTGCGGAGTTCCAGGGTCAGCTTGCGGCGATCTGCATCAGTTAAATCTGAAGCCTCCTTACTTTGAGCTGGAAGTGGGACATCTGCTGCCTCTGGATTCTCAGCAACTTTTTCTTGTGGCTCCACCTTTAAACAGAAATCAAAGCTTGAAGCCCAGAAGTATAGGCTTTTTTTGAATGTTCTAATGATGCTATCTTCAATAAGTTAGCAGACTATACTACGTCAGAATCACATAATTAATAACAGAAGTACAAAGTACTGATGTTGCTATTGATGGCACAATTTTTAAGTATTGAAGAGTCTATTTCCAGAATGAATTTAACATCTTTGGCACTTTTGGAAATGGTCTTCAGTaggataaaggaaaaaaatcttaattaacaTCATAACGGTTTGTTTTCAATGCATTCATTACACAAAAAtgttctaaataatttttaactattcaaaaattctatttttaccaACTACAAAGTTGAAAATACAGAAAAACCATTGTCAACACTGTGCAAGGAgagcacaaaaaaatggaaactatatttttggaaaaatatttcttgaatttgaAATCAAGCACTACTAAGTAACAGCATGGTACAGAAATATAAATGCAAAGACTTATGAACAGAAAAGAGGCTAATTTTCTGACTACACTGAGAAACTACACACCTGAGCATAAGacaaataaacttgaaaaaaaaattacctcagtAACATCACCTGGCTCACTGCCAGAGGTATCATCAATGTATGTGACCCCACTATCAAGCTGTTCATGAAGTGGATTGTCCAATTCCTCCTTTGCTTCAGCATCTGTAACTGTAGTATTGATCACCTCCTTGCTTGCAGTCACTTTAGACTCTGAATCTTGTTTTGGCTCCTCAGCGACGAACACATCTGCAAAGATATCATCTCCAATATCTGCGGCAGCATCTACGTTCACAACCACCTCCAACTTTTTATCCTGAggtatttttttggtgaaatcaCCAGCATTTTCTGCTACCACTTTTTCAAGCTCGGCAGATTTCACACGACTTTTTTCAGTGTTAGACTGTGAATGCTCACTGCCATCCTCCACCTCAAGGAAATCTGATTCCTCTGATTCAGAATTGTCACTGATTTTCTCCACTACCACTTCATCATCTGTAGCGGCAGGGGTTACTGGATTGCTAATATTTCTTTCTGCTGACTCCGTGAGGGATGCAGggttcaaacatttttttggatcaTCAACAATCTTTTTGACCAGTGAATTGTTTAATGACCTTTTCTGATCACTTATGATTCTCATCATCTGCTCTTGAGTCAGACCATTTTCATCTTCACCACTCGAGAATCCTTCGATTACTTCAACCACATCCTCTTTCCCTGCAGCTGGTTTTgcacacaaaaaaatatcattggagACTTTAACTTCACTTGATATCACTTTCTTAGCTGTAGAACTTCCTGCATTGGTAACTTCAGTCTTAATTATGGCCATGATTTCTCCCTGAGAGAGATCACCTTCATCCATTGCACTCGATATGCTTTCAAACTCTCCACTTTCATTCTGTGTCCTTTCAGTGTTGTTAGAAGTTTCAGTCACAGACATTAAGAATTTCTTCACAATTTGGTTAGAGGTCAGCAGTTTTTCTTCAGTTAAAGTGGGCAGGTGTGCTTTTTGGTTTTTATTTGGGCTCTGTGAAATACTTTCATTGCCCTCACCCTTACATTCATCAGCAGGGGTAACTTGATTTTTGCTGCTCTCAAAAAGTAACTTTTGGAACTCCAATTCTTTCACATCAATATAATCCGAGTCCTCTGGCTCTTCTTTCACCACAGCAAGGCTGCCAGGATCTGGCTTCCTCTCGTCATCTTTCCCCCCACCTAGAAGAAACAAGAACAGCTATGAGATTCACTTCCTCTCGAGAATATCTCTATGAATAGTCATTCCCCATCCCCATAAACCATTCAGCACAATAACAGAGaaaaatacagttgaggacctcaaatctggaatccagaaacccagaaaaccagaacgtttgaaaattcctctccGTAGTGTTTctacttgccacctcgtggcaccactctccgagccttgctctgggacgagtaggaagttagcacatgctATGAACATACACAAAAAAACCTGggcagggacacgtagggatctcaaatattgagcacaagagcctcaatgcatttattaatttataaaatataccaTGAAGACTAGAAATCCAGAAAcactttggtcccaagctttccggatttgaggtcctcaactgtataaaaATTGTAAGTCAAGGACACAAATTCAAATACTTTAAGTCACTATGGCTCTTTCATCCTCTTCCTCTGAAGGAGTATTGGGAAAGTCGAGCAGAAAAAGGAAGACTCACATGTCGGAGCAATCACACTTTATTGTTACTTCATTTGCATACCCACGCCGACTGCCCCAAGGAGCCGTCATCTTTCTCTCGTCAGGGCTTCCGTTATTGGATCGGGTGCATGACAAGATGACATTTATAGCATTACTTACCTTATGTTTCAGCACTTCCTGTGGCCATTAAAATGCCTGTGCGTTTCTTAAATCTTACTTAAGGAAATTTTGagtgaatttcaaattaaatgagAAATGTATTAGTTCCATttgatatttccatttttagatTGTTTTTGCTCTCAGTTCAGTTCAGGTAAGTTAAGGCTTCATAAAAATCAATGAACCATAAAAGTGTTAAAGTGAAGACAGATGTATAACCTACCACATATATAATTCACAccagaataaaataaacacaaaaatttccCAACTCAATTCAAGTGGCAAACTTTCAAAATAaccttaaatgttttttttttaaattagcaattacTTTGAGCTAAATATTGTAATTTGTACATCTACAAATGTTATCATCATGTACATTATTTCCGATACCATATAATGGAAACACATGATACAAAATAAAAGCAGATACCGAATACTAAAACCTTAGCTTTCTGATTAACATTAAGATTTACAGCCAAATTTGCAATTTGAcggcaatatttatttcaaatgttgGCATTAATGTTTATCAGAGTGATGGacaattgaatgaataaatactAGAACCTTTGCTATCTGATAAACATTAAGTATTACAGCCAAATGGTTGGAAAATGGGAAACGAAGGGATGGAAGTAGTGCTGActttgaatggaaaaggaaatgaGGCAAGGAATACGACAGCTGCCTCTTACAACATcataataaggaataaaatacCTTTGCTTTGGTCCTTCAATCCACTGACAAGAATGAAGCCTTTCCTTTCGTCAGATGCAATTCGTTGACTGGTATGCCTCTCAACTGTCACACCTTTCTCAACCAACATAGCTTCCAGCTCACCAAGGGAAGCACCTTGTGCCTCACTAGTTGATATCTCCTCCTCAACTTTCTCCAGAACTTCCTGGACCTTGCGACGATGTAACAGGCGTGTCATTTGGAAACTTGAGAAATTTCCAAGGTCCTAGAATGAAATATCTATGCAAGCCCACATCTAATCATATTCAATATGCATGccttttttaaatcttacataaGGGTAATTTTGAGTGAATCTCCAATTAAATGAGAAATGCACTAGTTCCATTTGATATTTTCATTCTTAGATTGCTTTTGCTCTCAGTTCAATTCAGGTAAGCTAATgcttcataaaaattaatgaaccataaaagcattaaaatgaaGACGGATGAATAACCAACCACACATGTATATATATGATTCAgaccaaaataaaacaaacatcaCAATTTGCCAAGACAATTTAAGTTGCAAACTTTCAAAATAACCTTAAacattttctttgcaaaaattaGCAATTACTTTTGAGCTAAATATAGTAATTTGTACACCTTCAAATGGTATCAGCATAACATCATACACATTATTTCCGATACCATGTAATGGAAACTAAGATGCATGATGAGACAAAATAAAAGCAGGTACTGAATATTAAAACCTTGGCTTTCtgataaacattaatttttacagCCAAATTCGCAATTTGATGGCAATTTTATTCCAAATGTTGGCATTAATGTTTATCAGAGTGATGGCCGATTAAACCAAAACTTGATTGTGCAATAATGAAAGCTCAAAACATGCTTCTGAAAGTCTCTTTTCATGCATATCACATATGTAACTGTAAAAATTACCTTAACAAATTTATGTACAGGGTTATTATAGACGAATGGTTTGgttttgaacatgatttaaatgaaaacagaattactcacaggttatgtttcatagattttgaattttttgtctcaaacagttttttatataattaattgatCTTAATGAGAGCACCCTTAGTCACACGTCAAGAGAGAAACCAGGCATCACCATCAACCTACTCATAAAGAAAGGCatcaaggggaccatggcttaatgTCCCATTTGACAGACAGAGTGCAGCTCTTGCAGtaccctcctcaaggcactcaagcaggtatCGGGTAGCCTCTGAAGATTCTCTGTCACCAACAGGATTTGAACGTGGAACCAATACGTGGGAAGTCAGCACTTCATGAATAGGCTGATGCAAACTCTGGGTTTCTCTCTTGACAAGCAACTAAGGGTGCACATACTGACatctattaattatgtaaaaaaactgcttgagatgaaattttcgaaaatataaaaaaaaacatcaacagTAAGTacttttgttttcctttaaataaagtgcaaaaccaaatccttctttaatAATAACTGTGTACTATTAGATCATCATAAATACTACACCTAGACCTAACCAAATGTGGCATGATCACCTTAGGCATCTTATGCAGCCGTCCCCAAGAACTCTCTTTTCTTGCCTCCTTTAAGTCAGTGAGAATTTCATGCCTCACTTCAACTGGTAATGCTTTGAAGCTTTCGCTTTGCAGATCAACTTCATGAGGGTCCACCCATGAACTCAACTTCTTCCAGCCCCCTCCAATTTTTCCCTTGGCCTGGTACTTCACTGCTGCCTTACTGTCCTCATCAGAATCATAATATGACATGTAGTCACGATCATCTTCATCCGACCTGATTGGAAACACAGGGACGAAAGAATGAGAATttgttcaaattaattttaactaaattaaaCTAGATTTTCTTTCAAAGATGGACATTTAATACAATGGCCAATAAAGGAAGTACGAGCGGCCGAGTTTTCAATTGTTTCTTCAAGAAGCAGCCGAATAATTCCTTCATTACGTGACTAAACCGTCAAGTTAACCATAGACGTGACTTTtcacataaattattcaaaatacacatttgccCATTTGGAGACATTAATTGTGCTTGATCAATCCATTTAAgagtttcattatttttgcatagggaataatttttgaaattgtatGTGCACAAGGGAGAAAATAGCCCAGACAATCCACAAATCAGACGTTTTGGAGCCTGTTAATCAAGAGTTCACAGTACATGAATGGTGATAATAGCTATTTTCCACTCTTAACAGCATCTCTAGCCTCATAATTCAAAGACACTACATACGTTAAATCTTAATTTAAAATCTTACAGTGAACTTTCCCCTGAAGACTCATCTTGTGGACTGGCGGCCACTTTTTCAGGAAGCGGAGGAAGTTTGTAAAGGTCTTCTTCCTCTGCTTTGGCTGAACTGCCTTTCTTTGGTGTTGTCTTTTCTGAAAGAAAGAAACATGAGCATTATAAATTACTAAATTTGAATTATACTGAAACCCTGATCACAAGACAATTAGAAAAATGCAGTGGTTAGGAAATTGGGCTTTCATCACATTCCAAATTGCTTGGAGTTAAACTAACAGGTTTACAAGCTACATGACCAGTCTATACTTCAATTTTGTCATGAAGAATAAAGCGTATGTTCACTTGGTAATGGCCTATTCCTTGGACTCAGGGGGAGTAAACATTCCAGCCATGGTATTTCCCACAGCTGTGAAGGCTCCATGGACATTCAATTTACGAACAACCTTAATATGAAGTTTTCATTATTCCGAAGCAAATTGTTGGTAccaacgaaaaggcctatccaatctataggcatttaggtggatatactcTACATTAGGACATAATTATTGTGCTACATTTGAGTTCTCCTCgagtactgtgcccaagagcttcaattatggttctttctgcAGTAGGAAATACTTCAGTATGCATGAAACATAAtttaataagcttcattccagtggaatcatggtgacccactcattaccgctcgtaaattgAATGCATAGTTAGTCCTCTTTCTACACACATttgatttacaaactttcagagatacgaacattagaaaaattcaagcatgcccaaaatttcaaatttggcacctttaaAGTTGGCCGATGTGACGAGTTGTGGCATGAAGGAACTTGCACTTTCAGCATAAAATGAACAAAGTTTCATTCAATccattgtgaagtcaggaactgtgcAGTGTTTCACCCATTCTTCCTTCCTGCAGACAGTGACTTTTTTTGGCTCAAGCTGTATCGCATGCTCAGCTAGATCAGTTTttcacaattgtgatgcagtgttgcattctgaagGATAACCGCGCTCcttgatgccttgcataggtttatcaacttacgagcaaGGTTTCGGAATGCGTCTTGTTCGTATGTTGAGGACTGACtgtattcaggaagatatcaaccctcgattgcgtcatacCGCATTTTTCCATATAGAAAATCAAATgaatgtgcttgtttttatataattgcaTGTAATTTAATCTCCTGTATTATACACTTGACTCCGAAGCTTTTTTGCAGAGCGACTATAAGtatgggagattgaagagacaagaaattttgacaataaatatatgtttttttttcaatgattcctaaaagaaattgtCATCCGAACTTCGTTAGCACAAACCCCTGGTGCTT
Encoded here:
- the LOC124167940 gene encoding DNA excision repair protein ERCC-5, whose product is MGIHGLWRLLEPTGRDVTLESLQNKVLAIDVSLWLYQAQQGSAYGGSTAANAHLLTLFHRISKLLFYRVKPVFVFDGEAPGLKKKTIFARKQKKQVARDRAEEMRQQLFLSLAKTGVVDPAYIQAQASTAGPSPKKTTPKKGSSAKAEEEDLYKLPPLPEKVAASPQDESSGESSLSDEDDRDYMSYYDSDEDSKAAVKYQAKGKIGGGWKKLSSWVDPHEVDLQSESFKALPVEVRHEILTDLKEARKESSWGRLHKMPKDLGNFSSFQMTRLLHRRKVQEVLEKVEEEISTSEAQGASLGELEAMLVEKGVTVERHTSQRIASDERKGFILVSGLKDQSKGGGKDDERKPDPGSLAVVKEEPEDSDYIDVKELEFQKLLFESSKNQVTPADECKGEGNESISQSPNKNQKAHLPTLTEEKLLTSNQIVKKFLMSVTETSNNTERTQNESGEFESISSAMDEGDLSQGEIMAIIKTEVTNAGSSTAKKVISSEVKVSNDIFLCAKPAAGKEDVVEVIEGFSSGEDENGLTQEQMMRIISDQKRSLNNSLVKKIVDDPKKCLNPASLTESAERNISNPVTPAATDDEVVVEKISDNSESEESDFLEVEDGSEHSQSNTEKSRVKSAELEKVVAENAGDFTKKIPQDKKLEVVVNVDAAADIGDDIFADVFVAEEPKQDSESKVTASKEVINTTVTDAEAKEELDNPLHEQLDSGVTYIDDTSGSEPGDVTEVEPQEKVAENPEAADVPLPAQSKEASDLTDADRRKLTLELRKKELEGKAGVTDRARIESQELLGLFGVPWVVAPYEAEAQCAFLESVTFSSPRKGTFSRSLVEGTVTEDSDVWAFGASRVYRHVFDRKRIRVRVYSREEVERKLGIDRIRMVQLALLTGSDYTEGIPGIGTVSALEILAAFPGDKKEDLHRSADPEVDAALSGLQRFADWWKRVERNEKEGTPVGHSFHDPPEAVAKALRRRLCSCLKALDTKQSSGSLLPPGFPSRAVVQAYLKPSVDGCTDAFTWLKPDEAALRCFAKVHFGWSEERINSILRPLFARLKLSDCVDRQQMSINSFFSRASVGPTVINTKGTNLGVRTKKALERISGISEEIESSPPKKKKRVARKTTAKANVIPEEEKPISDEDFDTSKSPGKQQPVKESSKEGRVICEDDYERRDPTGKLELMRKKFSKELGKIRGSRATKSSISNKSGKTQGNAEEKYEEFPSTEDSLVANEVSESDGKIFSSEKGGVSSDDDFDFSISPGKRTPVKESSKDGRVICDDDYERRDPTGKLELKRRKFSKELGKMGAPKASKSSVSPAAGKTVEKGESSVPSSSSKVGQVAIEAGKCDAKKFLVFEKEGISSDDDFDMSSSPGKRLAARTPPKIGRVICEDDYDQGEPSGQHELLRKNYCKELFKGREMKSVMSQQGTCSQESAEDLNEEEMSSKKVESPQLTKEAAENEIKELLALVEERGLSDDDFEMEESPVIQQQPQPAAQERVICEDDYDRRDPTGKLELWRKKFAKELAKVKKPRATKSSKISFGPGPSSRPRNLGNMIQGNKTLAMDTGFASSLYTKEKIPQRERDNDSALQSRMKAIEVMRKSSMGSGKRAAPKKSSTGRGKKLRREEVHLSESSDSN